The following coding sequences are from one Desulfosporosinus orientis DSM 765 window:
- a CDS encoding acyl-CoA carboxylase subunit beta, translating to MDERQEKYLSELERIRKGGPEKYHLTLKKQNKLFVRDRLNLLFDESSILEEGTFSNCLDPELPEDGNIVGMAKINGRLVCFAAADFTVKAGSWGAKGVQKLLYIQEKALSMKLPIIYLVDSAGARITDQKEVFPGRNHIGRVFYNQIKMSGIIPQITILFGVSPAGAAYLPAFSDLVIMVEGKASAFLGSPRMVEAVIGEKVSLEDLGGARMHCNVSGLGDVLAKDDTHAIELCKNYFAFLPQSCLEKPVSVAAKDPAEGRPIAEIIPHNQNQPFDMYELIDRIVDEGSFLEYKALFAQELITGWARIKGEAVGIVANQSKVKGGTLFVDSSDKGARFIWFCSAYNIPLVFLADIPGYMVGSQVERAGIIRHGAKMISAVSEATVPKITVVVRKCYGAGLYAMAGPAFGTDSVLALPTALIAVMGPEAAVKAVYSNKIDELEGEARLAFMNQKKEEYSDNINIYGLASELIVDQLIDFEGIRKELSYRLEAYRSKVRVWPQKNNPIHPV from the coding sequence ATGGATGAAAGACAAGAAAAGTATTTATCGGAATTAGAAAGGATTCGAAAAGGAGGACCGGAAAAATACCATTTGACATTAAAGAAACAAAACAAGCTCTTCGTACGTGACCGGTTAAACCTACTGTTCGATGAGAGTTCGATTCTGGAGGAAGGGACGTTTAGCAATTGTCTGGACCCAGAGCTTCCGGAAGATGGTAATATCGTAGGAATGGCAAAGATTAACGGAAGGTTGGTTTGTTTTGCTGCCGCAGATTTCACCGTCAAAGCGGGGTCTTGGGGGGCTAAAGGTGTTCAAAAACTCCTATATATCCAAGAAAAGGCGCTCTCGATGAAGCTCCCTATTATTTACCTTGTTGATTCAGCGGGAGCTAGAATTACTGACCAAAAAGAAGTATTCCCGGGAAGAAATCACATTGGCAGAGTCTTTTATAATCAGATAAAAATGTCTGGGATTATTCCTCAAATTACAATTCTTTTCGGAGTCTCCCCAGCAGGTGCAGCCTATTTGCCGGCATTCAGTGATTTAGTCATTATGGTGGAAGGAAAAGCCAGTGCCTTTTTGGGGTCTCCTCGCATGGTGGAAGCGGTAATTGGGGAAAAGGTGTCTCTGGAGGATTTGGGTGGTGCACGAATGCACTGTAATGTCAGCGGGCTTGGCGATGTTCTGGCAAAAGATGATACTCATGCCATTGAGCTCTGTAAGAACTATTTTGCCTTCTTGCCCCAAAGCTGCTTGGAAAAACCTGTGTCCGTTGCTGCTAAGGATCCGGCTGAAGGAAGACCTATCGCAGAAATTATCCCTCATAACCAAAATCAACCCTTTGATATGTACGAATTAATTGATCGAATTGTTGACGAAGGCAGCTTTCTGGAATACAAAGCTTTGTTTGCTCAAGAACTCATTACGGGATGGGCCAGAATAAAGGGAGAGGCTGTGGGAATTGTTGCCAACCAGTCAAAGGTTAAAGGCGGGACTTTGTTTGTAGATTCCTCTGACAAGGGTGCAAGGTTTATTTGGTTTTGCAGCGCTTACAACATTCCTCTAGTCTTTTTGGCGGATATTCCAGGGTACATGGTAGGATCTCAAGTGGAGCGGGCTGGAATAATTCGTCATGGGGCTAAGATGATTTCAGCCGTTTCGGAAGCCACAGTGCCTAAAATAACGGTCGTTGTACGCAAATGCTACGGAGCGGGTCTGTATGCTATGGCTGGGCCGGCGTTTGGTACTGACTCAGTATTAGCATTGCCTACTGCTCTCATTGCTGTTATGGGACCAGAAGCAGCTGTTAAGGCAGTGTATTCAAATAAAATTGACGAACTGGAAGGAGAGGCTCGACTGGCCTTTATGAATCAAAAGAAGGAAGAGTACTCGGACAATATTAATATCTATGGTTTGGCTTCAGAGCTTATTGTAGATCAATTGATCGATTTTGAAGGAATTAGAAAAGAGCTTTCTTATCGCTTGGAGGCTTACCGCAGTAAAGTACGAGTATGGCCTCAGAAGAATAATCCGATTCATCCGGTTTAA
- a CDS encoding enoyl-CoA hydratase/isomerase family protein gives MNYNYLIYEEKEGISYIKLNNPRQRNCFTDELNDELVALLRCLNERDEVKVILLSAVGEVFSAGANLKAFEKDTELSPAQHYLRLRNSLDLYKCINALHKPLIIGVNGSAYGGGVGLVAAAHLAVAADTAAFRLTEINLGLAPFVIYPFIKEALGSKKALELMLTAEKFNASQALEFGLVNKVVPIEDLESTLWAYGERFARLSPLAVDLALKIHNFNREVDFDKMVETMGVYRIIAFTSHDLKEGINSFLEKRPADFKGI, from the coding sequence ATGAATTATAACTATCTTATTTATGAAGAAAAAGAGGGTATCAGTTATATAAAGCTTAACAATCCCCGGCAAAGAAACTGCTTCACTGATGAGCTCAATGATGAATTGGTAGCCCTCTTAAGATGTTTAAATGAACGGGATGAGGTTAAAGTTATTTTATTATCTGCGGTGGGGGAGGTTTTTTCAGCAGGTGCTAATTTGAAAGCATTTGAGAAGGACACAGAACTATCCCCAGCCCAACATTATTTGCGTTTAAGAAATAGTTTAGATCTTTATAAGTGTATCAATGCTTTGCATAAGCCGCTGATCATTGGGGTAAATGGTTCCGCTTATGGTGGGGGAGTAGGGTTAGTGGCTGCCGCACATTTGGCAGTAGCAGCAGATACTGCTGCTTTTAGGCTTACAGAAATCAATCTTGGCCTGGCTCCCTTTGTGATTTATCCCTTTATTAAAGAGGCACTGGGAAGTAAGAAAGCCTTAGAACTCATGTTGACTGCCGAAAAATTTAACGCCAGCCAAGCCTTAGAGTTTGGTCTTGTCAATAAGGTTGTTCCTATTGAAGACTTGGAGAGTACTCTCTGGGCATATGGGGAGAGGTTTGCTCGACTAAGCCCGCTGGCCGTTGATCTAGCCCTAAAGATTCATAATTTTAACAGAGAAGTTGATTTCGACAAAATGGTGGAAACCATGGGGGTTTACAGAATAATCGCCTTTACCAGCCATGACTTGAAAGAGGGTATTAACTCGTTTCTAGAAAAGCGTCCGGCAGACTTCAAAGGAATCTAG
- a CDS encoding acetyl-CoA carboxylase biotin carboxyl carrier protein subunit produces the protein MKILSSMSGLINNILVAEGKTVKSGDVVAVVESMKMLIDIKSEAAGTITKVNCQLEEFVQDGQILFELED, from the coding sequence ATGAAAATTCTGTCTAGTATGAGTGGTCTAATTAACAATATCCTAGTTGCTGAAGGAAAAACTGTAAAATCAGGAGATGTGGTAGCTGTTGTCGAATCAATGAAGATGTTGATAGACATAAAGTCTGAGGCTGCAGGTACTATAACGAAAGTTAACTGTCAATTAGAAGAGTTTGTTCAGGATGGGCAAATATTGTTCGAACTAGAAGATTAA
- the accC gene encoding acetyl-CoA carboxylase biotin carboxylase subunit has protein sequence MFKKILVANRGEIALRVIRACKELDIQTVAVFSEADRDALHVKMADESVLIGPASSLKSYLNVSNIIKAAEQTGADAIHPGYGFLSENPGFARICESSGITFIGPSPEAIEIMGDKAKARQKMIEAGVPAVPGSQAVIMDEEMAAALGEEIGYPVLIKASAGGGGRGMRIARNAVELAHAVQNAQKEAQMFFGNPEIYLERYMETVRHIEFQILADKQGNIVYLGERDCSLQRRNQKLLEEAPASALTQELRAEMGLAAVKAAKSVAYSSAGTVEFLLDKNGKFYFIEMNTRIQVEHPVTELVTGIDLVKEQIRIAAGKSLSFKQEDIRISGWAIECRINAENTEKNFMPSPGTIEIYREPQGAGVRVDSTGCEGYCISPYYDSMIGKLIVWGANRQEAIQRLERALNEFEIEGVPTTIPFHLKVITNPVYIRGEVYTDFIERRM, from the coding sequence ATGTTTAAGAAAATCCTTGTGGCTAATCGCGGGGAAATTGCACTGCGCGTAATCCGGGCTTGTAAAGAATTGGATATTCAAACAGTAGCCGTATTCTCTGAAGCTGATCGGGATGCTCTGCATGTAAAAATGGCTGATGAGTCTGTTCTGATTGGCCCTGCGTCAAGTTTGAAGAGTTACCTTAATGTCTCAAATATCATTAAAGCTGCAGAACAGACCGGTGCGGATGCTATTCATCCTGGGTATGGCTTTTTATCTGAAAACCCAGGCTTTGCCAGAATTTGTGAATCCAGCGGCATTACTTTTATTGGACCTTCGCCAGAAGCAATTGAAATAATGGGGGATAAAGCGAAGGCGCGTCAGAAAATGATCGAAGCTGGGGTTCCTGCGGTACCAGGTTCGCAGGCGGTAATCATGGATGAGGAGATGGCAGCTGCACTAGGTGAGGAGATCGGATATCCGGTGCTGATTAAAGCCTCTGCCGGCGGCGGCGGCAGAGGGATGCGTATTGCCAGAAATGCTGTGGAATTAGCCCATGCAGTTCAGAATGCTCAAAAGGAAGCTCAAATGTTTTTCGGTAATCCGGAAATTTATTTGGAAAGATATATGGAGACAGTGCGTCATATTGAGTTTCAGATTCTAGCAGATAAGCAAGGGAATATTGTCTATTTAGGCGAACGAGATTGTTCGTTGCAGCGGCGTAATCAAAAATTACTGGAAGAAGCTCCTGCCAGTGCCCTAACACAGGAGCTTAGGGCAGAAATGGGTTTAGCTGCGGTTAAGGCGGCGAAGTCGGTTGCCTATTCGAGTGCCGGAACTGTCGAATTTTTACTGGATAAGAACGGTAAGTTTTACTTTATTGAAATGAATACCAGAATTCAAGTGGAGCACCCTGTGACTGAACTTGTGACAGGAATCGACTTGGTGAAAGAACAAATTCGTATAGCAGCGGGAAAATCTTTAAGCTTCAAGCAGGAAGACATTCGGATTTCCGGCTGGGCCATCGAATGCAGGATCAATGCCGAGAATACGGAAAAGAACTTCATGCCCTCACCCGGCACAATCGAAATTTACCGAGAGCCTCAGGGTGCCGGGGTTCGTGTTGATAGTACTGGTTGTGAGGGATATTGTATTTCCCCATATTACGATTCCATGATTGGTAAGCTCATCGTTTGGGGAGCAAACCGGCAAGAAGCTATTCAAAGATTAGAAAGAGCGTTAAACGAGTTTGAAATTGAAGGAGTTCCAACAACAATTCCCTTTCATTTGAAAGTGATTACTAATCCTGTCTACATTAGAGGTGAAGTTTATACGGATTTTATCGAGCGAAGGATGTAA
- a CDS encoding acyl-CoA dehydrogenase family protein: MFGLTEDQKSIRAMVRSFADEVVEPGAEERDRTGKFPLEIVKRMGELGLLGLPFSEDVGGTGGDTVSYALAVEEITRVCASTGITYAALLSLGISPIYYFGTPEQKEKYLPSLFSGKYLAAFGLTEPGAGSDSGGTRTKARKTDKGWVLNGSKCFITNASYSGVVTVTAVTDPSKGTRGISSFLVEPGTPGFQINTPYEKMGLSASNTTELVFEDVEIPAENLLGELNNGFRQFMKILDGGRISIGAMGVGIAQGALDKALKYSMERKQFGQTLSNFQAIQFKLADMMTQTELSRLMILRAASLKDANLPFGKESAMGKLHASETAVKNSLEAIQIHGGYGYMKDYHVERYLRDAKLLEIGEGTSEILRILIARKMGCR; the protein is encoded by the coding sequence ATGTTTGGTTTAACTGAAGATCAGAAGTCAATACGTGCAATGGTGCGTTCCTTTGCAGATGAAGTTGTAGAGCCTGGGGCAGAAGAACGTGACCGGACGGGTAAATTTCCACTGGAAATAGTTAAAAGGATGGGTGAGCTGGGACTTTTGGGTTTGCCATTTTCTGAAGATGTAGGAGGAACCGGTGGAGACACGGTCAGTTATGCTTTAGCAGTTGAGGAAATAACCCGAGTATGTGCCTCTACTGGGATTACCTATGCGGCGTTACTTTCCCTGGGGATAAGTCCAATTTACTATTTCGGAACTCCTGAACAAAAAGAAAAATACTTACCTTCCTTATTTAGCGGCAAGTACTTGGCTGCCTTTGGTTTAACTGAGCCTGGGGCGGGCTCTGACTCAGGCGGTACCAGGACAAAAGCCCGTAAAACGGATAAAGGGTGGGTTCTCAACGGCTCGAAATGTTTTATTACCAATGCAAGTTATTCGGGAGTTGTTACTGTAACAGCGGTTACCGATCCTTCAAAGGGAACCCGTGGGATAAGTTCCTTTTTAGTTGAGCCGGGTACTCCTGGATTCCAGATTAACACGCCTTATGAGAAAATGGGCCTTAGTGCCTCCAATACTACGGAGCTTGTTTTTGAGGATGTAGAAATTCCCGCAGAAAATCTCTTAGGTGAGTTAAACAATGGTTTTCGTCAATTCATGAAGATCTTGGATGGCGGCAGAATTAGTATTGGAGCAATGGGAGTGGGCATTGCTCAAGGTGCACTTGATAAGGCCTTGAAGTATTCTATGGAGCGCAAGCAGTTTGGGCAAACTTTAAGTAACTTTCAAGCCATCCAGTTTAAACTGGCAGATATGATGACCCAAACTGAACTGTCACGCCTGATGATTTTGCGGGCGGCAAGCCTTAAAGATGCCAACCTGCCTTTTGGCAAGGAATCAGCCATGGGCAAGCTGCATGCCTCAGAAACTGCAGTCAAGAACTCCCTTGAAGCAATTCAAATTCACGGCGGCTATGGCTATATGAAAGACTATCATGTAGAAAGATATCTGCGTGATGCAAAGTTGCTGGAAATCGGGGAAGGTACGTCGGAAATTTTACGCATACTCATCGCTAGAAAGATGGGTTGTCGGTAA
- a CDS encoding acetyl-CoA hydrolase/transferase family protein — MYIEEYRKKCVSADEAVKVVRSGDWVEFSWAANMACLLEEALARRKEELHDVNIRAAVLLKSSAILESDPTGEHFTWNSWHLSGSERKLVQNGQAYYIPIKYSEVPRWLRENLQTDVVAIQVAPMDEHGYFSFGVTISHYAAAIEKARAVIVEVNEDMPSIHGGYDHVVHISKVDYVVEGGHRGLPVLPTAPPSEKDKTIAAYVMPEIKNGACIQLGIGGMPNALGQMIAESNLKNLGIHTEMLVDGFVDMVLAGKVNGKCKQLDRGRITFSFAAGTQKLYDFMKNNPVLAGYPVDYTNHPCNASRNENLISINSCLEIDLTGQVCSESAGSNMMSGSGGQLDFVEAAYYSKGGKSFICLPSTYKDKQGQIKSRIKGLLTLGAVVTDTRATIHYIVTEYGMVNLKGLSTWQRAEALISIAHPDFREELIDEAKKLKIWRQSH; from the coding sequence ATGTATATTGAAGAGTATCGTAAAAAGTGTGTCTCTGCCGATGAAGCCGTAAAAGTGGTGCGCAGCGGAGATTGGGTTGAGTTTAGTTGGGCAGCGAATATGGCATGCTTGTTAGAAGAAGCCTTAGCAAGACGTAAGGAAGAACTGCATGATGTGAATATTCGTGCAGCTGTACTTCTAAAGTCGTCAGCTATTCTGGAGAGTGATCCAACGGGAGAACATTTTACTTGGAATAGTTGGCACCTTAGCGGAAGCGAACGGAAATTAGTCCAAAACGGTCAGGCCTATTATATACCTATCAAATATTCAGAGGTGCCTCGGTGGCTCCGCGAGAATTTACAGACTGATGTGGTCGCAATTCAAGTCGCCCCAATGGATGAACATGGTTATTTTAGTTTTGGGGTTACCATTTCACACTATGCGGCTGCAATTGAAAAGGCACGAGCTGTCATTGTTGAAGTTAATGAAGATATGCCCAGTATACATGGTGGGTATGACCATGTGGTTCATATTTCAAAAGTAGATTATGTTGTTGAAGGAGGGCATAGAGGACTGCCTGTATTACCTACAGCCCCTCCTTCTGAAAAGGACAAAACAATTGCTGCCTATGTAATGCCTGAAATTAAGAACGGAGCCTGCATTCAGTTGGGAATTGGGGGCATGCCGAATGCCTTAGGACAAATGATTGCAGAATCGAATCTTAAGAACTTAGGGATTCACACAGAAATGTTAGTTGACGGGTTTGTAGATATGGTTTTAGCCGGAAAAGTCAATGGAAAGTGTAAACAGTTGGACAGGGGAAGAATCACTTTTTCTTTTGCAGCGGGAACGCAGAAACTTTATGATTTCATGAAAAATAATCCGGTTTTGGCTGGCTATCCGGTGGATTACACGAATCATCCCTGTAATGCTTCGCGCAACGAGAACCTAATTTCCATCAACAGTTGTTTGGAGATCGACTTGACAGGCCAAGTTTGTTCTGAATCGGCTGGCTCCAATATGATGAGTGGTTCTGGTGGCCAGTTAGATTTTGTAGAAGCCGCTTACTACTCAAAAGGAGGTAAAAGTTTTATCTGTTTGCCCTCCACTTATAAGGATAAACAGGGACAAATCAAGTCTCGCATTAAAGGGCTTCTGACCTTGGGCGCAGTGGTTACAGATACTAGGGCGACCATTCATTATATTGTCACAGAGTATGGAATGGTCAATCTTAAAGGGTTGTCGACTTGGCAGCGGGCGGAAGCTTTAATTTCAATTGCGCATCCTGATTTTAGAGAAGAATTGATCGATGAGGCAAAGAAACTCAAGATTTGGCGTCAGAGTCATTAA
- a CDS encoding TetR/AcrR family transcriptional regulator yields MDNIKKLNSKKGDGREQRSEESRARILNSATKIFAEKGLDGSRIDEIAEDAGINKRMLYHYYGSKEDLYVEVLRYNYHKIYALGKNAFNLGHNPKENVTRAVRAYFFFLAENEPFVRLISWEALNRGRYAGKVIPQFFDLVELEFGDIIKDGIKRKYIRPDMDFRQVILSVQALCLACFNRREIVQPLWQEDLRSEEMLEARLQHILTLIFNGIFCNKEE; encoded by the coding sequence ATGGACAATATTAAAAAATTAAATTCTAAAAAAGGAGATGGTCGGGAACAACGCTCCGAGGAAAGCCGCGCACGGATTTTAAATTCTGCGACGAAAATCTTTGCTGAGAAAGGGCTGGATGGTTCACGGATCGATGAGATTGCTGAGGATGCGGGTATCAATAAAAGAATGCTCTATCATTATTATGGCAGCAAAGAAGATCTCTATGTGGAAGTTTTGCGTTACAATTACCACAAAATCTATGCGTTAGGCAAGAATGCTTTTAATTTAGGACATAATCCCAAAGAGAATGTAACTAGGGCAGTCAGGGCTTACTTTTTCTTTTTAGCAGAGAACGAGCCTTTTGTCCGGCTGATTAGTTGGGAAGCTCTCAATAGGGGGCGGTATGCAGGTAAGGTGATTCCTCAATTTTTTGATTTGGTCGAGTTGGAATTCGGGGACATTATTAAGGATGGGATAAAGCGCAAGTATATTCGGCCGGATATGGACTTTCGCCAGGTGATTCTTAGTGTTCAGGCTTTATGTCTGGCCTGTTTTAATCGGCGTGAGATAGTTCAGCCTCTTTGGCAGGAAGATCTGCGTTCTGAGGAGATGCTTGAAGCACGATTGCAGCATATTCTGACACTTATTTTTAATGGAATATTTTGTAATAAGGAGGAGTAG
- a CDS encoding HlyD family secretion protein codes for MDALAKINLKKIVTFIVFMGIIILSLFIFNRYFYQHQVALADAEQSLSETGTIEATNVMASFKVAGKLEKIFVDEGNKVEAGQEIAFLEDQEISSDLISAQGAYNAAVGDAQRAADAISLTSQQVETTIAQTQAKVAQAEIGVKDAKLSFDRATALVRNGSAPQKTLDDATNAYNLALSKLKEAQAALEQVMSARANVTIAEAQYQAAQGVVKQADGAVQKANAYLSDTHLLSPMSGFITQKYLQAGEMLNAGTPVYEITDLAHPYVNVYISEAKIGRVHLNQEAEISVDAFPGKVFKGKVVLVNGAGEFAVKKAINEQYEHDIRSFQVKIDIPNQDLALKTGMTAKVKILEEAK; via the coding sequence ATGGATGCCCTAGCCAAAATCAACTTAAAGAAAATAGTGACTTTTATCGTTTTTATGGGGATTATTATCCTAAGTCTTTTTATTTTTAACCGTTATTTCTATCAGCATCAGGTTGCTTTAGCCGATGCGGAACAGAGCCTTTCGGAAACGGGGACTATTGAAGCTACGAATGTGATGGCTTCTTTCAAGGTTGCCGGCAAATTAGAGAAAATATTTGTTGACGAGGGGAACAAAGTGGAAGCCGGTCAGGAAATAGCCTTTTTGGAAGATCAGGAAATAAGCTCTGATCTTATATCCGCTCAGGGAGCGTATAACGCAGCGGTAGGAGATGCTCAGCGGGCAGCCGATGCGATTTCTTTGACGAGTCAGCAAGTGGAAACTACCATAGCTCAGACCCAAGCAAAGGTTGCCCAGGCGGAAATAGGGGTTAAAGATGCAAAGCTGTCTTTTGATCGTGCTACTGCTTTAGTCAGAAATGGTTCTGCCCCGCAAAAAACACTAGACGATGCCACTAATGCCTATAATTTAGCGCTTAGCAAGCTGAAGGAAGCTCAGGCTGCCCTTGAACAGGTTATGTCAGCTCGGGCGAATGTGACCATTGCCGAGGCCCAGTATCAGGCAGCTCAAGGAGTAGTTAAGCAAGCCGATGGGGCTGTCCAAAAAGCCAATGCGTATCTTAGTGATACACACTTACTTTCTCCGATGTCCGGGTTCATTACTCAGAAGTACCTTCAGGCAGGTGAAATGTTAAATGCGGGTACACCGGTTTATGAGATTACGGATTTGGCCCACCCTTATGTGAACGTTTACATCAGTGAAGCAAAGATAGGACGTGTTCATCTGAATCAAGAAGCAGAAATCAGCGTGGATGCTTTTCCCGGCAAAGTATTTAAGGGCAAGGTTGTCTTAGTTAATGGGGCTGGCGAATTTGCTGTCAAAAAAGCGATCAATGAACAATATGAGCATGATATTCGAAGCTTCCAAGTCAAGATTGATATACCTAATCAAGATTTAGCACTTAAGACGGGGATGACTGCCAAAGTTAAGATCCTAGAGGAGGCAAAATAA
- a CDS encoding ATP-binding cassette domain-containing protein: MGPVIRVANLEQKIGRKLLFQGISFEVHSGECWGIFGTRGAGKTSLVHILAGVDRFKSGQVEILGFNIKKTEKFKGSLGLVTQENSLFRDMTVLENLDFIAALKNASRATVLELIERFQLSEFLKKPVTSLDIGVLQRVSLACALLNQPKLLILDEIIKDIDLFSRNLILKELEQFLAEGGTCVSTFSSFAFAQSFSKVAWLEGGEITLYNSEAAQAEWNRLEKYYAEQSGRLL, from the coding sequence ATGGGGCCTGTAATTAGGGTTGCTAATCTTGAACAGAAAATAGGCCGCAAGCTGCTCTTTCAGGGAATCTCCTTTGAAGTTCATTCTGGTGAATGTTGGGGCATATTTGGCACTCGGGGAGCAGGGAAGACGTCCTTAGTTCATATTTTAGCGGGAGTAGATCGCTTTAAATCGGGTCAGGTGGAAATTTTGGGGTTTAATATCAAAAAAACTGAGAAGTTCAAGGGGAGTCTGGGGCTGGTTACTCAGGAGAACAGTTTGTTTCGGGACATGACAGTATTGGAAAATCTCGATTTTATCGCTGCTTTAAAAAATGCCTCTCGAGCCACAGTGCTTGAGCTGATTGAGCGTTTTCAACTTTCGGAGTTCTTGAAGAAGCCGGTAACGTCTCTGGATATCGGTGTTTTGCAGCGAGTATCTCTGGCTTGTGCTTTGCTCAATCAGCCAAAGTTATTAATTCTTGATGAAATTATTAAGGATATCGATCTCTTTTCCCGTAATCTGATATTGAAGGAGTTAGAGCAATTCTTAGCAGAGGGCGGGACTTGTGTCAGCACCTTTAGTAGTTTTGCCTTCGCGCAGTCTTTTAGTAAAGTAGCTTGGCTGGAGGGGGGGGAGATCACCCTTTATAATTCGGAAGCAGCTCAGGCAGAGTGGAATAGGCTGGAAAAATATTACGCCGAACAGAGTGGTCGATTATTATGA
- a CDS encoding ABC transporter permease, protein MMRQCLAIMQRELVYMWRDKSLRNILLVGPLLGLLLFAGVYSYQRIENISTAIVDFDNSSASRQVITDLKNSQNLQVLAYFDSFSQLEEAIKRGEVLVGVVIPENYGKNIALHRQTKIAVFIDGMNMAYATNASSAVLTVTRTLGAQVGIQTLIAKGIQANQAQEAYQSIAFPEEAWFNPTVNYAYFLVLAFALNVWQQCCTLASCMTIIGENGRRSWYQIRTSGISLFKLFICKSVVHIGILLLIVLPVYFLAFVVFKFPLACGWPSFLLFTLIFILALHGLGTMMSSLSPNAVNASRYGMIVALPSFLLSGFTWPLQAMPQWLQHVVWAFPQTWFFQGVSFLTFKNPGWGFMSHYLLALGLRAVLFYSVAGLRLMVSDFPLKR, encoded by the coding sequence ATGATGAGACAGTGTCTGGCTATTATGCAGCGTGAATTAGTTTACATGTGGCGGGACAAAAGTCTGCGCAATATTTTGCTCGTCGGACCTTTGTTGGGGTTGCTGCTGTTTGCTGGTGTTTATAGTTATCAGCGGATTGAAAATATATCGACGGCCATTGTGGACTTTGATAACAGCAGTGCCAGCCGGCAAGTTATTACGGATCTAAAAAACAGCCAAAATTTGCAGGTCCTTGCCTATTTTGACTCGTTTAGTCAGTTGGAGGAAGCGATCAAAAGAGGCGAAGTCCTTGTTGGGGTGGTAATTCCCGAGAACTATGGCAAAAATATTGCTTTACACCGGCAGACGAAGATTGCCGTATTTATTGATGGGATGAATATGGCTTATGCAACAAATGCTTCTAGTGCTGTGCTGACAGTTACCCGAACTTTAGGAGCTCAGGTTGGGATTCAAACCTTAATTGCTAAAGGGATTCAAGCAAATCAGGCGCAAGAAGCATATCAGTCCATTGCTTTTCCGGAAGAAGCCTGGTTTAATCCTACGGTCAATTACGCTTATTTCCTGGTCTTAGCCTTTGCGTTAAACGTTTGGCAGCAGTGCTGTACTCTGGCTTCGTGCATGACGATAATTGGTGAGAATGGTCGGCGCAGCTGGTATCAGATTAGGACTTCGGGGATATCATTATTTAAGCTTTTTATCTGTAAATCTGTTGTGCATATTGGTATTTTGCTGCTGATTGTTTTACCTGTCTATTTTCTGGCTTTTGTAGTCTTCAAATTTCCTCTTGCCTGCGGCTGGCCGAGTTTTCTATTGTTTACCTTAATTTTTATCCTCGCCTTGCATGGTTTAGGCACGATGATGTCGAGTCTTTCTCCCAATGCTGTCAATGCGTCACGTTATGGAATGATTGTCGCTCTGCCATCGTTTTTGCTTTCCGGTTTCACCTGGCCGCTCCAAGCGATGCCTCAGTGGCTCCAGCATGTTGTTTGGGCTTTTCCCCAGACTTGGTTTTTTCAAGGGGTAAGTTTTTTAACCTTTAAAAATCCGGGTTGGGGATTTATGAGCCACTATTTATTGGCCTTGGGGCTCAGGGCAGTTCTTTTTTACAGTGTGGCAGGATTACGTTTAATGGTAAGCGACTTTCCGCTTAAGAGGTGA